In Bacillus sp. Cs-700, one genomic interval encodes:
- a CDS encoding DUF86 domain-containing protein, producing MYFVDRKKIEEQLIYFDKMIKILKESSFQTELQMLGLERLHHVFIESMIDVGNSMIDGFIMRDPGSYEDIIEILSDEKVISSENALRLKEVVGMRKPLMQEYVNLQHGALEQNLRKNLGALEQFPADIRKYLTQELGAVSAFLPDNHR from the coding sequence ATGTACTTTGTGGATCGTAAGAAAATTGAAGAACAGCTCATTTATTTTGATAAAATGATTAAGATATTGAAAGAAAGTTCTTTTCAGACGGAACTTCAAATGCTTGGATTAGAGAGACTTCATCATGTTTTTATTGAAAGCATGATCGATGTGGGAAACAGCATGATCGATGGTTTTATTATGCGAGATCCGGGTAGTTATGAGGATATTATTGAAATTTTATCTGATGAAAAAGTGATTTCCTCTGAGAATGCTTTGCGGTTAAAAGAAGTTGTGGGTATGAGAAAACCGCTTATGCAGGAGTATGTTAACCTTCAACATGGAGCTTTGGAGCAAAACCTACGTAAAAATCTCGGTGCACTTGAGCAATTTCCTGCTGATATCAGAAAGTACTTAACGCAAGAATTGG
- a CDS encoding DUF3055 domain-containing protein, translating to MEDERLIYDEQEATEARFVCFMGSNHRFDLCIVKSDRFYGKSLVLDIQGGKFAIIGHDDLNEPGNLEHAYSLNEEDAEELRNFLREVLSH from the coding sequence ATGGAAGATGAACGACTCATCTATGACGAACAGGAGGCTACTGAAGCCAGGTTCGTGTGCTTTATGGGAAGCAATCATCGGTTTGACCTTTGTATTGTAAAATCAGATCGCTTTTATGGAAAATCCTTAGTCCTCGATATTCAAGGAGGCAAATTTGCAATTATCGGCCACGATGATCTAAATGAGCCAGGAAACCTCGAGCATGCCTACTCTCTCAATGAGGAAGATGCCGAAGAACTTCGCAACTTCTTGAGAGAAGTTCTGAGTCACTAA
- a CDS encoding YutD family protein codes for MIKVNQHTFELMKDEREGWNEEAFLARYSEILDKYDYIVGDWGYGQLRLKGFFDDRNQKATFDTKFSTVLDYLYEYCNFGCPYFVLRKQKKENPKKQQQEA; via the coding sequence ATGATAAAAGTGAATCAACATACATTTGAGTTGATGAAAGATGAAAGAGAAGGCTGGAACGAAGAAGCTTTTCTTGCTCGATATAGTGAGATTCTAGATAAATACGACTATATTGTCGGAGACTGGGGATACGGTCAGCTTCGATTAAAAGGATTTTTTGATGATCGCAATCAGAAAGCGACATTTGATACAAAATTCAGCACGGTGCTGGATTATTTATATGAATACTGCAATTTTGGCTGTCCTTACTTTGTATTAAGAAAGCAAAAAAAAGAAAATCCTAAGAAGCAACAACAAGAAGCATAA
- a CDS encoding YhcN/YlaJ family sporulation lipoprotein — protein MKKHILLILPLAIGITACQGENATDSFDHADLTPVKTDPEEYGMNTANSQEKAKKGGFGYIRHTRNTNNMNSQKQPENIAYLDRDRMSDMIGSMAIVLPYVNDVATLVTDEEVLIAYKSTSKDRDATADQVKKTALSVIPRYYHVYVSDEEGMIAEVERYQNASAATGDLDKSIEETIAKMKKAPQGKKVSDGENENGEMKGEMNEDLNDTGGKEMMSK, from the coding sequence TTGAAAAAACACATACTGCTTATCCTGCCACTTGCAATCGGAATTACGGCATGTCAGGGAGAAAATGCGACTGACTCCTTCGATCATGCAGATTTAACACCGGTCAAAACCGATCCAGAAGAGTATGGAATGAATACTGCAAACTCTCAGGAAAAAGCCAAAAAAGGCGGATTTGGTTACATTCGCCACACACGAAATACAAACAACATGAATTCTCAAAAGCAACCTGAAAACATTGCTTACCTCGATCGTGATCGTATGTCTGATATGATCGGTTCGATGGCCATTGTGCTTCCTTATGTGAATGATGTGGCAACGCTAGTGACAGATGAAGAAGTGTTAATCGCCTATAAATCCACTTCGAAAGACCGTGATGCAACCGCTGATCAAGTTAAGAAAACAGCTCTCTCCGTTATCCCAAGATATTACCATGTGTATGTTTCAGACGAAGAAGGAATGATTGCGGAAGTCGAACGGTACCAAAATGCCTCTGCGGCAACAGGGGATTTAGATAAAAGCATTGAAGAAACCATTGCCAAAATGAAAAAAGCACCTCAGGGCAAAAAAGTGAGTGATGGAGAGAATGAAAACGGTGAAATGAAAGGTGAAATGAATGAGGATTTAAACGATACAGGCGGAAAAGAAATGATGTCGAAGTAA
- the lipA gene encoding lipoyl synthase has product MSKKEEYLRKPEWLKIKLNTNENYKGLKKMMREKKLHTVCEEARCPNIHECWAVRKTATFMILGDVCTRACRFCAVKTGLPTELDWAEPERVADSVEQMGLKHVVITAVARDDLKDGGAAVFAETVRAIRRKNPFCSIEVLPSDMGGQYEALETLMDAKPDIMNHNIETVERLTPRVRARAKYRRTLEFLQRAKEMNPEIPTKSSIMLGLGETKEEIIQTLDDLRAHDVDIVTLGQYLQPSKKHLKVEKYWTPQEFLELKDIALEKGFKHCESGPMVRSSYHADEQVNAAKQATN; this is encoded by the coding sequence TTGAGTAAGAAAGAAGAGTATCTAAGAAAACCCGAATGGTTGAAAATAAAATTAAATACGAACGAGAACTATAAAGGTCTTAAGAAGATGATGCGTGAGAAGAAACTACATACGGTCTGTGAAGAAGCGCGTTGCCCTAATATTCATGAGTGCTGGGCTGTACGTAAAACAGCGACATTTATGATTCTTGGTGATGTTTGTACGCGCGCGTGCCGTTTCTGTGCCGTTAAAACAGGTCTTCCAACAGAACTAGATTGGGCTGAACCAGAGCGTGTTGCTGATTCGGTTGAACAAATGGGCTTAAAGCACGTCGTTATCACGGCAGTAGCGCGAGATGATTTGAAAGATGGCGGTGCAGCTGTATTTGCTGAAACGGTTCGAGCTATTCGTAGAAAAAATCCATTCTGCTCAATTGAAGTTCTTCCTTCTGACATGGGTGGTCAATACGAAGCGCTTGAAACCCTTATGGATGCAAAACCGGATATCATGAATCACAATATTGAAACAGTGGAGCGTTTAACGCCAAGAGTGCGTGCACGTGCAAAATATCGTCGTACTCTTGAGTTTCTTCAGCGTGCCAAGGAAATGAACCCTGAGATTCCGACAAAATCAAGCATTATGTTGGGACTAGGTGAAACAAAAGAAGAAATTATTCAAACATTGGACGATCTTCGCGCACACGACGTTGATATTGTTACGCTTGGACAATACTTACAACCTTCGAAAAAACATTTAAAAGTTGAAAAATATTGGACACCTCAAGAATTTCTTGAGTTAAAGGATATCGCATTGGAAAAAGGATTTAAGCACTGTGAATCAGGTCCAATGGTACGTTCTTCATATCATGCTGATGAACAAGTCAATGCTGCAAAACAAGCAACTAACTAA
- a CDS encoding M23 family metallopeptidase, with amino-acid sequence MIKYSFLILVLFFLIPASVFSAEVDEDKLRNERMMLFHKMEAVTQVPWYLYAGIDQYERSIRRSQKDIPREKGAVAIYIAPEKWTGAANPNKEDTSTESISFFGGIGLDGNGDGKAEQTNDEDLLYTIGDFLQKYGTSFEDLQIGLWDFYHRDQAVRTITSNSAVYKRFETLKLDKHAFPVPLHANYSYRSTWGDRRGWGGLRIHEGTDIFASYGVGVKATSYGTVETKGWNEYGGWRIGIRDIDGNYHYYAHLNGFEKGIEEGSVVQPGEIIGYVGSSGYGPKGTAGKFPPHLHYGIYKDNGRTEWSYDPYPSLRLWERQERARKKS; translated from the coding sequence TTGATAAAATACAGTTTTCTTATCCTTGTTCTTTTCTTTCTCATACCAGCTTCTGTTTTCTCTGCTGAAGTAGATGAAGATAAATTAAGGAACGAACGCATGATGCTGTTTCATAAGATGGAAGCCGTTACCCAAGTTCCTTGGTATCTTTACGCCGGAATTGATCAATATGAACGAAGCATTAGACGATCTCAAAAAGATATTCCTCGTGAAAAAGGAGCTGTAGCCATTTACATTGCCCCAGAAAAATGGACGGGCGCAGCAAATCCGAATAAAGAAGATACAAGCACAGAGTCGATTTCGTTTTTTGGCGGCATTGGACTGGATGGGAACGGAGACGGAAAAGCAGAACAAACGAATGATGAAGATCTTCTATATACGATTGGTGACTTCTTGCAAAAATACGGAACTTCATTCGAAGACCTACAAATTGGGTTATGGGACTTTTATCACCGTGATCAGGCGGTACGAACCATTACAAGCAATAGTGCTGTTTACAAACGATTCGAAACGCTAAAGCTTGATAAACATGCCTTTCCAGTCCCTCTGCACGCTAACTACAGCTACAGAAGCACGTGGGGTGACCGACGTGGTTGGGGAGGCCTTCGTATTCATGAAGGAACAGATATTTTTGCTTCTTATGGTGTTGGCGTTAAAGCCACAAGTTATGGAACCGTTGAAACTAAAGGATGGAATGAATACGGTGGTTGGCGTATTGGGATCCGGGACATTGATGGGAATTACCACTACTATGCACACCTAAACGGTTTTGAAAAAGGGATTGAGGAGGGAAGCGTTGTTCAGCCTGGTGAAATCATTGGCTACGTTGGTAGCTCAGGATATGGACCTAAAGGAACAGCCGGGAAATTTCCACCGCACCTGCATTATGGCATTTATAAAGATAATGGAAGGACAGAATGGTCATATGATCCATATCCTTCTTTACGACTTTGGGAACGCCAGGAAAGAGCACGAAAGAAATCCTAA
- a CDS encoding methionine/alanine import family NSS transporter small subunit: MGGSAIFMMILGMVIIWGGLAASILNAVRVSKKQ, encoded by the coding sequence ATGGGTGGTAGCGCGATCTTTATGATGATTCTTGGAATGGTTATTATCTGGGGTGGTCTTGCAGCAAGTATTCTTAATGCTGTTAGAGTCTCGAAAAAACAATAA
- a CDS encoding sodium-dependent transporter — MENRAQWGTRAGFILAAVGSAIGLGNIWRFPAVAYDNGGGAFFIPYLFALLTAGIPILILEFTIGHKFRGSAPLSFFRMNKKMEWLGWWGVIVAFVISTYYAVIIAWAISYSYFAFNQSWGSDTEAFLFNDYLKLTVDPGQTGSIVPGVFLPLIAVWIITLGVLLAGVKKGIERANKIFIPTLIVLFLIIVIRAVTLPGAAEGLNAFFTPNFDSITSGSVWVAAYGQIFFSLSIAFAIMITYSSYLPKKSDITNNAFITGFGNSAFELLAGIGVFSALGFMAQQQGLSVGEVVSGGVGLAFVVFPQIINEFPALNGLFGFLFFASLVLAGLSSLISISETYVAGVSEKFGISRTKAVLIGGGISSIISILFATQGGLFFLDAADYFINQFGIAFVGLVEVVVVAWVLRELNTLETHANGISDISLKYWWKACLGVITPLVLGYMMFDLFKTNLLRQFDTPTGNYEGYSNGFILYSGWAVAGFAILVGILFSLKKWDAKVEQQKYKEVS; from the coding sequence TTGGAAAATCGTGCGCAATGGGGAACGAGGGCTGGATTCATTTTAGCCGCAGTTGGATCCGCAATAGGTCTAGGAAACATTTGGAGATTTCCGGCTGTTGCTTATGACAATGGTGGTGGGGCATTTTTTATACCTTATTTATTTGCATTACTAACAGCTGGAATTCCAATTTTAATTCTTGAATTTACAATTGGGCATAAGTTCCGTGGATCAGCGCCACTTTCGTTCTTTAGAATGAATAAAAAGATGGAATGGCTTGGCTGGTGGGGTGTTATTGTTGCCTTTGTTATCTCGACATACTACGCCGTTATTATTGCGTGGGCGATCTCGTATAGCTACTTTGCTTTTAACCAGAGTTGGGGCTCAGATACAGAAGCGTTCCTTTTTAATGACTATTTGAAATTGACGGTTGACCCTGGACAAACAGGTAGTATCGTACCAGGCGTGTTTCTTCCGTTAATTGCTGTATGGATTATCACATTAGGCGTTCTTCTTGCCGGTGTTAAAAAAGGAATTGAACGTGCAAACAAAATTTTCATTCCTACTTTAATTGTTCTTTTCTTAATTATTGTAATCCGAGCAGTGACGCTTCCTGGTGCTGCTGAAGGGCTAAATGCTTTCTTCACACCGAATTTTGACAGCATTACATCTGGTAGTGTTTGGGTTGCTGCTTATGGACAAATCTTCTTCAGTTTATCGATTGCTTTTGCTATTATGATTACTTATTCTAGTTACTTACCTAAGAAGTCAGATATTACGAATAACGCCTTTATTACTGGTTTCGGTAACTCGGCATTCGAACTTCTTGCTGGTATTGGTGTATTCTCTGCACTAGGTTTTATGGCGCAACAGCAAGGACTTAGCGTAGGTGAAGTAGTGAGCGGTGGCGTAGGACTAGCTTTCGTCGTCTTCCCACAAATTATTAATGAGTTCCCAGCATTGAACGGTTTATTTGGATTCTTGTTCTTTGCATCACTTGTTCTTGCTGGATTGTCTTCACTTATTTCCATTTCAGAAACGTACGTTGCAGGAGTTTCTGAGAAGTTCGGAATTTCTCGTACAAAAGCTGTATTAATCGGTGGAGGAATTTCTTCCATTATCTCGATTTTATTTGCGACTCAAGGTGGGTTGTTCTTCCTAGATGCAGCAGATTACTTCATTAACCAGTTCGGTATTGCGTTTGTTGGTCTTGTAGAAGTAGTCGTAGTTGCTTGGGTGCTTCGTGAGCTTAATACGCTTGAAACACATGCTAACGGCATTTCAGATATTTCGCTGAAGTACTGGTGGAAAGCTTGTCTTGGCGTCATTACTCCGCTAGTACTTGGATACATGATGTTTGATCTGTTTAAAACGAATCTTCTTCGTCAATTTGATACGCCTACTGGAAACTATGAAGGTTACTCAAACGGCTTTATCCTTTATAGCGGCTGGGCTGTCGCAGGATTCGCCATTCTGGTTGGAATTCTATTCAGCCTAAAGAAATGGGATGCGAAAGTAGAGCAGCAAAAGTATAAGGAGGTAAGCTAA
- a CDS encoding Na+/H+ antiporter NhaC family protein: MENSILSIIPPLIALLMVVVTRKVLPSLGVGIILGALMINNWSVPGSLNEIYTIVKGIFIDSESGGLNTWNMYIIFFLLLLGMMTAFISISGGSRAFGEWAMKRVKTRVGAQLVTAVFGIIIFIDDYFNSLAVGNVSRPITDRHKVSRAKLAYIIDSTAAPMCIISPISSWGAYIIALIGGVLATHSITGVGALEAFIRMIPMNLYALFALAMVFFVSYFDINLKAMKVHEDRAQKTGEVLDPDQGAVPGQTTGLPESEKGKVGDLAWPIIMLIAGTVTFMVITGIQAVSGTDTAVTALSIFENTDVAASLLYGGLIGLATSLIFFFMKRMGGAVLGKGIWEGIKSMLPAVYILFFAWTLIEIIGSLGTGKYLAGLVNDHIMIGFLPAILFLLAGVMAFATGTSWGTFGIMLPIAGEIAAATDPTYMLPVLAAVLAGAVFGDHCSPISDTTILSSTGAGSHHIDHVMTQLPYALLVAGISLLGYLVLGFTGSAIIGFIVTAIFFGILAFILKTKYANRPV; this comes from the coding sequence ATGGAGAATTCAATTTTATCCATTATTCCACCGCTCATAGCTTTGCTAATGGTAGTGGTGACAAGGAAAGTGCTTCCTTCACTGGGAGTGGGCATTATTCTTGGTGCACTTATGATCAACAATTGGAGCGTGCCAGGATCGTTAAATGAAATTTATACAATCGTTAAAGGGATTTTTATTGATTCCGAGAGCGGTGGCTTAAATACTTGGAACATGTACATTATTTTCTTCTTACTTTTATTAGGAATGATGACAGCCTTTATCTCGATCTCAGGTGGAAGTCGTGCCTTTGGTGAATGGGCGATGAAACGCGTTAAAACAAGAGTTGGCGCACAGCTTGTAACAGCCGTATTTGGTATTATTATTTTTATTGATGATTACTTTAATTCGCTAGCCGTTGGTAATGTGAGTCGACCTATTACGGACAGGCATAAAGTATCACGTGCCAAGCTTGCCTATATCATTGACTCCACAGCAGCACCAATGTGTATTATCTCCCCGATTTCAAGCTGGGGTGCTTATATTATTGCGCTGATTGGTGGCGTACTAGCGACGCATAGCATTACAGGCGTAGGCGCATTAGAAGCGTTTATCAGAATGATTCCAATGAACTTATACGCTCTCTTTGCTCTAGCCATGGTTTTCTTTGTGAGTTATTTTGATATCAACTTAAAAGCCATGAAGGTTCATGAAGATCGTGCCCAGAAAACTGGAGAGGTTCTTGATCCCGATCAAGGTGCCGTACCTGGTCAAACAACAGGTCTTCCTGAAAGTGAAAAAGGTAAAGTAGGAGATCTTGCATGGCCGATCATCATGCTGATTGCAGGAACTGTGACGTTTATGGTTATCACAGGAATTCAGGCGGTGAGCGGAACAGATACAGCAGTAACGGCTTTGTCGATTTTTGAAAACACGGATGTTGCCGCATCGCTTCTATATGGTGGATTAATTGGGCTTGCAACATCTCTCATTTTCTTCTTTATGAAACGAATGGGCGGTGCCGTGCTTGGTAAAGGAATATGGGAAGGAATTAAGTCAATGCTTCCGGCGGTATACATTCTTTTCTTTGCTTGGACGCTAATTGAGATTATTGGAAGTCTTGGAACAGGAAAGTATCTTGCAGGACTAGTAAATGACCACATTATGATTGGCTTCTTGCCTGCCATTTTATTCTTGCTTGCAGGAGTAATGGCCTTTGCAACAGGTACATCATGGGGAACGTTTGGCATCATGCTTCCAATCGCTGGGGAGATTGCTGCGGCAACCGATCCTACTTACATGCTGCCAGTTCTTGCAGCTGTCCTTGCTGGAGCTGTATTCGGTGATCATTGTTCACCGATCTCAGATACAACCATTCTTTCTTCCACAGGGGCAGGAAGTCACCATATCGATCATGTGATGACTCAGTTGCCATATGCCTTGCTCGTAGCAGGAATATCGTTGCTTGGTTACCTTGTTTTAGGATTTACAGGTAGTGCGATTATTGGATTCATTGTAACAGCTATTTTCTTTGGAATTCTCGCTTTTATCCTGAAAACAAAATATGCCAACAGACCGGTTTAA
- the yunB gene encoding sporulation protein YunB produces the protein MLFRTRRKFFRKGPLPFRYVFVISFLLFIFMTVQGLWIVEKGIKPTLIEIARTETNRIATIAINEAINQKMAEEVDNYQDSLIKEVTDNEGKLVRVQINQRAVTQVLAQSTEKVQRFLKSVEDGTLDYWAEQNGVELEVDDQTSLDNGIIHYIPIGQAFDNTLLANMGPKVPVRFTAIGEVKSDYKSTIEPVGINNISVDIRVHIEVKVKIVIPFATDSDVVTTDIPVLLTIIPGEVPNFYNNGSEGGLPTPSIQIDDME, from the coding sequence ATGTTGTTTCGAACTCGTAGAAAATTCTTTAGAAAGGGGCCGCTTCCCTTTCGTTATGTGTTTGTCATCTCCTTCCTACTATTCATTTTTATGACGGTCCAGGGACTATGGATCGTTGAAAAAGGAATAAAGCCTACACTGATTGAAATTGCCCGTACAGAGACGAATCGCATCGCAACAATAGCGATTAACGAAGCCATTAATCAGAAGATGGCTGAAGAAGTAGATAATTATCAAGATTCGTTAATAAAAGAAGTGACTGACAATGAAGGGAAATTGGTGCGAGTTCAAATTAATCAAAGAGCTGTTACTCAGGTGCTTGCTCAATCAACGGAGAAAGTACAGCGATTTCTAAAAAGTGTGGAAGACGGAACGTTAGATTACTGGGCGGAACAAAATGGTGTGGAGCTTGAAGTGGATGATCAAACATCGTTGGATAATGGGATCATTCATTATATTCCAATTGGTCAGGCGTTTGATAACACGTTACTTGCCAATATGGGACCAAAAGTTCCTGTCCGTTTCACAGCGATCGGTGAAGTGAAATCTGATTATAAAAGTACAATTGAACCAGTTGGCATTAATAATATTTCTGTCGACATTCGGGTTCACATTGAAGTGAAAGTAAAAATCGTTATCCCATTTGCTACGGATTCTGATGTGGTGACGACAGATATCCCTGTTTTGTTAACGATTATTCCAGGTGAAGTACCAAATTTCTATAACAATGGTTCAGAAGGTGGGTTACCTACTCCATCCATTCAAATTGATGATATGGAATAA
- a CDS encoding DUF1805 domain-containing protein encodes MITMTPIMIDGHPFTAVSMQLPKTNFLAVMNENGYIMCGALDVALLNEKLSDRKIIAGRAVGVRSIDQLLDAPLESVTLEAEARGIKVGTKGRDAMLKMM; translated from the coding sequence GTGATCACTATGACACCAATCATGATTGATGGTCATCCGTTTACAGCAGTTAGTATGCAGCTTCCAAAAACAAATTTTCTAGCGGTCATGAATGAAAATGGCTATATCATGTGCGGCGCACTGGATGTTGCCTTGCTTAATGAGAAGTTAAGTGACCGGAAGATTATTGCAGGAAGAGCTGTAGGCGTAAGATCGATTGATCAGCTGCTTGATGCCCCACTTGAATCTGTTACGCTTGAAGCAGAAGCACGAGGCATTAAGGTCGGCACAAAGGGCAGAGATGCCATGCTTAAGATGATGTGA
- a CDS encoding bifunctional UDP-sugar hydrolase/5'-nucleotidase — protein MTSRTLQFYYTNDLHSHFENWSKVSSYLKEKKRMHELQGTPYLLLDLGDHSDKVHPMTEGMVGKGNVQLLNDLQYDYATIGNNEGITFSKKELEALYTEASFEVLVSNLYHQDGTRPAWAAPYKIHELNGVKVGIIGVTIPYEQFYSLLGWKIDSPYDFLQAMIDEVRQQSDVVVLMSHMGLGNDEQMAREMNGIDIIIGAHTHHVLKHGMLVEDTLITQAGKNGNYVGEVTVCIDMDTREITDKEAYAISVRNRKEDRLTFEMIQRLSIEAQSMLEEVVCRLEQPLESEWFQRSVLADELAAALREWCHADIGMINAGMLLDGLSEGHVSREDLHRICPHPVNPCKVILRGSELREIISHAMSDEIVNLSFKGLGFRGEVMGIMAFDGLEVTTVEMEDGLRHVTDVLHNGHPLISEQEYAVATADMFTFGKFYPQMKHAKKKYYLPEMLRDLLAWRLENRH, from the coding sequence TTGACTTCTAGAACATTACAATTTTATTATACGAACGATCTTCACAGTCATTTCGAAAACTGGTCCAAGGTGTCGTCTTATCTCAAAGAGAAGAAGCGCATGCACGAGCTTCAAGGCACACCCTACCTCCTTCTCGATTTAGGAGACCATTCTGACAAGGTGCATCCAATGACTGAGGGAATGGTTGGAAAGGGCAACGTTCAGCTGTTGAATGATCTTCAATACGACTACGCTACAATTGGCAATAATGAGGGCATTACGTTTTCAAAAAAAGAGCTAGAAGCGCTGTATACGGAAGCTAGTTTTGAGGTACTTGTGTCGAATCTCTATCATCAAGATGGCACAAGGCCCGCATGGGCGGCCCCTTATAAAATTCATGAGTTAAATGGTGTGAAAGTGGGGATCATTGGCGTTACGATTCCGTATGAGCAATTTTACTCTCTATTAGGTTGGAAAATCGATTCGCCATATGATTTTCTACAAGCTATGATTGATGAAGTTCGTCAACAATCAGATGTTGTCGTGCTGATGTCTCATATGGGACTAGGCAATGACGAACAAATGGCACGAGAGATGAATGGCATTGATATTATTATCGGTGCTCATACCCATCATGTATTGAAGCATGGGATGCTTGTAGAGGACACGCTCATTACCCAGGCAGGGAAAAACGGGAATTACGTTGGAGAAGTGACCGTTTGCATCGATATGGACACTAGGGAGATTACGGATAAAGAGGCTTATGCGATTTCGGTTCGAAATCGGAAAGAAGATCGCCTAACTTTTGAAATGATTCAACGATTAAGTATAGAAGCGCAATCGATGCTAGAAGAAGTTGTCTGTCGACTTGAGCAGCCTCTTGAATCTGAGTGGTTTCAACGTTCGGTTTTAGCGGATGAATTAGCCGCTGCCCTTCGAGAATGGTGTCATGCAGATATTGGCATGATTAATGCCGGTATGCTCCTTGATGGATTATCAGAAGGTCACGTCTCACGAGAAGATCTCCATCGTATTTGTCCTCATCCTGTAAATCCTTGTAAAGTGATCCTTAGAGGAAGTGAGTTACGCGAAATCATTTCCCACGCCATGTCAGATGAAATCGTGAACTTAAGTTTTAAAGGACTAGGATTCAGAGGAGAAGTGATGGGCATCATGGCATTCGACGGTCTTGAAGTGACGACGGTTGAGATGGAAGACGGACTTCGTCATGTCACGGACGTTCTTCACAATGGTCATCCACTCATATCTGAGCAAGAATATGCCGTGGCCACAGCTGATATGTTCACGTTTGGTAAATTCTATCCACAGATGAAGCACGCAAAGAAGAAGTATTATCTTCCTGAAATGCTTCGTGATCTTCTTGCCTGGCGTCTTGAGAATAGGCATTAA
- a CDS encoding sulfite exporter TauE/SafE family protein, with amino-acid sequence MMWILLFIIGLAAGTIGSLVGLGGGIIIVPVLLIIDQYTNWLPVLSPQKIVGSSIVVLVAIGLSSTLAYMKKKSVDYKSGALFFLGSGPGAILGAWLNKFIQVDYFSIYFGVFMVLVSILLMVRNRLRPMELNGKFQRSYTDSDGVQVNYTFSALAAVIVSFVVGVISGLFGIGGGSLMVPAMILLFGFPTTVAVATSMFMIFLSSITGTLTHLALGNIQWFLLLGLIPGAWIGAKCGSFINQKLSDKTIVVILRWMLIIVGVRLIWQGTMG; translated from the coding sequence CTGATGTGGATACTGTTATTTATCATTGGTCTAGCTGCTGGTACGATTGGTAGCCTTGTAGGTCTTGGCGGGGGCATTATTATCGTCCCTGTGCTTCTGATTATTGACCAGTACACAAACTGGCTTCCAGTCTTATCACCACAAAAAATTGTCGGAAGTTCAATCGTTGTCCTTGTCGCCATTGGTCTCTCTTCTACCCTCGCATATATGAAAAAGAAAAGCGTGGATTATAAAAGTGGCGCTCTTTTTTTTCTAGGCAGTGGTCCAGGAGCAATTCTGGGGGCATGGCTGAATAAATTTATACAGGTTGATTATTTTTCTATTTATTTCGGGGTATTTATGGTGCTTGTTTCCATATTATTAATGGTAAGGAACCGTTTACGTCCGATGGAGTTGAATGGGAAATTTCAACGCTCGTATACGGATTCAGATGGAGTGCAAGTAAACTATACCTTTTCTGCTCTTGCAGCTGTGATCGTTTCATTCGTTGTTGGCGTCATTTCCGGTCTTTTTGGAATAGGTGGCGGGTCTCTCATGGTACCGGCGATGATTCTCTTATTTGGATTTCCGACAACAGTTGCGGTTGCGACCTCGATGTTTATGATATTTCTTTCAAGTATAACAGGTACCCTGACGCATTTAGCGCTTGGTAACATTCAGTGGTTTTTACTACTCGGATTAATTCCAGGGGCCTGGATTGGAGCAAAGTGCGGCTCGTTTATTAACCAGAAACTTTCGGACAAAACCATCGTTGTGATTTTAAGATGGATGTTAATTATTGTCGGTGTCCGTCTTATCTGGCAGGGAACGATGGGGTAA